Part of the Geminocystis sp. M7585_C2015_104 genome, ATGTCCATTCATTTCATTATGAAGTCTTCCCCCTCACCCCCCCGTAAAGCCAACAGTCTCCTTGTTTTTTTTACTTTCTTCTCCCTGGGGATTGTAGTCTCTGGTGTTACTTATTATTTTGGACGTAAATTTATAATGGGAGAGCAATTAACCCCTCTCTCCAGTGCTAAACTAGTGCCTGAATCAGCCTATACTACCGTCTTTATTTCCACCTCATCCAGGGGGTGGCAAAAATTATCCCAATTCGGCAATGCCTCTGTTTCCCTTAGCACTGTCTTCACTAACGCCATTGATAACCTACTCAAAGACAGTCTCGGAAACCCACAAAATAACCTAGATTTAAGAAAAGATATTCTCCCTTGGCTGGGGGGAGTCTCCCTTGCCGTTTTCCCCTCTCCTAATACAAAAGATAATATCGACATTGCCGTAATTGGTGGTATCAAAAACAAGTTGCGCGCCTATCTTTTCTTCCGCAACTACCAGAAACAAATGCCCGAAAAACCCCCCTGCAATAGGTATGATAAAATCGACATATGCCGTCTAAAACTAAGAGAGGGGAGAGATGTCTATGTGGCAACTTTTGACAACTATCTTGTCTTGGGAGATGAACAAAAAACTGTAGAATCAGTTATATCAGCCTATCAAAACGGCAATAATCTCGCCAAAAAATATTCAGATAAATCTCCCCAAGACTATAGTCAATCACTGGTTCACGTCTACTTTCCCCAATATGGCAGTACTTTGGTTGATACTCTTCAAAAACTTCAACCAAACCAACAGCAACTTGATACATCTCTTCAGGATATTCTACTCAGAATTAAGACAGTAGCTGCCGATTTAAAAGTCGAAAATCATGGCATAAAGGCCACATTAACTGTTCAACATGATAGAGGAATTTACAATGACTTCTACCCCAAACCAGTCTCGCCAGATGTGTTAGCTAACATACCTAATTCTGCTATACTCGTTATAACTGGGGGAAACTTAAAAAACTCATGGGACTTTTTCCAGAAAAAAAGGGAAACCATCCCCGACTTAGATGAGTTGCTTGTCCAACTAGAATTGTTAGCTAATCAGGAGTACAATCTGGATTTAAACAAAGACATTTTTAGTTGGCTGGATGGAGAATTTGCCCTGGCAATAGCTTATGACAACAGTAAAAATTCTCTCCTAGACAATTTGCAGGGATTGTTGTTAATAAAAACCTCCAATAAACCACAAGCAGAGAATACCCTTGCTCTCCTAGAGGAGAGGGCAAAACTTAATCCCTTTATCCTCCTGGAAAACCGAAAAGAAAAAAATCTCAATATAACCGATTGGAATTTGTCTAAAAGGACTATTCTTTCCCACACCTGGTTGGATAATAACAGTTTGCTATTCTCCCTTGGCAGAGGGTTAGATTCCTCAAACATTCCCTCCAGAAATAATAATTCTATTATGCAGGATTCTAACTTTAAGATAACAACACAATCCCTCACCAAGAATAACTACGGTTACTTTTATCTAGACTTGGAAAAAACTCGTCATTTGCTTTCCAAAATCAACCCTCATATACTCGAAAATTTACCGGGAGATGCACCAGTTTTATTAGAATCCGTTAGAGCAATTGCAGCCACTAGTACTTCAAATAATGACACAACTAAGCTAGAATTTAACCTATCCCTAGTGAGAAGAGGCTCCAGAAAAGTACAGCAAGGCGATTCTTCTCTGCCCAGTGAGAAATTGCAACCATAGTGTCTACTATGAACACCTTAAATTCAATCCCTGAAGAAGTTGTTGAAAGGGTAAAAAATCTGAGGAAAAAAATTCAAGAGGCCAGTTACGCATATTATGTCTTAGACAAGCCAATAATGGAGGATGCAGTATACGACCAATTATACCGGGAATTACAGGAACTGGAAACACAATATCCCTCCTTAATAACCTCTGATAGCCCTACTCAAAGGGTGGGAGAGAAGCCTAGTAGTCAATTTACTCCCATCCCCCACAGAATCCCCATGTATAGCCTAGAAAATGCCTTTAATTTCCAACAGTTAAAACAGTGGGAAACCCGCTGGCAAAGACAGTTAGACACCATACCGGAATTCGAGTACGTATGTGAGTTGAAAATTGACGGTGTGGCTGTAGCCCTCACCTACGAAAATGGAGTTTTGGTAAGAGGATTAACCAGAGGAGACGGAATAACAGGAGAGGATATAACTGCCAACATAAAAACAATTAAAACCATCCCCCTGCGACTCCACACCGAATCCCCACCACCGGTTTTAGAAGTAAGAGGAGAAGTATTTTTACCCCTAGAAGAATTTGAAAGAATTAACCAAGAAAAAAAAGAAAAGGGTGAATCTCCCTTCGCCAACCCTCGCAATGCTGCCGCCGGCACAATTCGGCAACTCGACCCAAAAATAGTAAGCCAAAGGAGACTAAAATTTTTTGCCTATGCCGCCCACATTTTACCGGAAGAAAATAATATACTAGCTACCCAATCAGAGACTTTAGAATACCTCAAACAGATAGGATTCCTAGT contains:
- a CDS encoding DUF3352 domain-containing protein, which produces MSIHFIMKSSPSPPRKANSLLVFFTFFSLGIVVSGVTYYFGRKFIMGEQLTPLSSAKLVPESAYTTVFISTSSRGWQKLSQFGNASVSLSTVFTNAIDNLLKDSLGNPQNNLDLRKDILPWLGGVSLAVFPSPNTKDNIDIAVIGGIKNKLRAYLFFRNYQKQMPEKPPCNRYDKIDICRLKLREGRDVYVATFDNYLVLGDEQKTVESVISAYQNGNNLAKKYSDKSPQDYSQSLVHVYFPQYGSTLVDTLQKLQPNQQQLDTSLQDILLRIKTVAADLKVENHGIKATLTVQHDRGIYNDFYPKPVSPDVLANIPNSAILVITGGNLKNSWDFFQKKRETIPDLDELLVQLELLANQEYNLDLNKDIFSWLDGEFALAIAYDNSKNSLLDNLQGLLLIKTSNKPQAENTLALLEERAKLNPFILLENRKEKNLNITDWNLSKRTILSHTWLDNNSLLFSLGRGLDSSNIPSRNNNSIMQDSNFKITTQSLTKNNYGYFYLDLEKTRHLLSKINPHILENLPGDAPVLLESVRAIAATSTSNNDTTKLEFNLSLVRRGSRKVQQGDSSLPSEKLQP